The Thermasporomyces composti region CGTCGGCGATCTCGGCCGGCGCGTAACGCACGAGCAGCGCCCCCTGGAGGACGAGGGTCAGGCGCTCGGTCAGCCGCCGAGCACGCCACTCCGGCTCGTCCAGGTCGGCGAGCGCGGCGAGGAGGTGCTCGATCGCGCGGTCGAGCCGAGGATCGGCGCCGCGGGCTGGGGCGACCTCGCCGAGGAGGGCGTCCAGCGCGTCAGGCTCACGTCGCAACGCGCGAAGGACGTCCAGGGCTTGGATGGAGCCCGAGCCCTCCCAGATCGAGTTGAGGGGTGACTCCCGAAACAGCAGGGGCATGCCCGACTCCTCGACGTAGCCGTTGCCGCCGAGGCACTCCAGCGCCTCCGCGACCAGGCTGGGCGTCCGCTTGCAGATGAAGTACTTCGCCGCCGGCAATGCCAGGCGAAGCAAGGCCTGCTCGCGTGGGCTGGTGGTCGAGGCGTCGACGGCGGCGGCGAGCCGCATGGCCAGCGTGGTCGCCGCCTCCTGCTCCACGGCGAGGTCGGCGAGGACGTTCACCATGGCCGGCTTGTCGGCGAGGGGACCACCGAAGCTGTGCCGGTGCCGAGCGTGCCAGATCGCCTCGGTCACAGCCCGGCGCATGAGCGCCGCTGAGCCCAGGACGCAGTCCAGACGCGTGGCCGCGACCATGGCCATGATCGTCGCCACGCCACGTCCCTCCTCGCCGATCCGACGCGCCCACGTCGACTCGAACTCCACTTCCGCCGAGGCGTTCGACCGGTTCCCGAGCTTGTCCTTCAGCCGCATCAGGCGGAACGTGTTACGGCTGCCGTCCGGGAGCACGCGTGGGAGGGCGAAGCAGGTGAGCCCTCCCGGTGCCTGGGCGAGCACGAGGAACAGGTCGTTCATGGGTGCCGAGCAGAACCACTTGTGCCCGGTCAGGACGTACTCGCCGTCCGGCCCGACCGGCTCGGCGACGGTGGTGTTGGACCGGACGTCGGAGCCGCCTTGCTTCTCTGTCATCGCCATCCCGGCCAAGCACCCACGCTTGGCCGCCGGTGGTCGCAGGCCCGGGTCGTACGTGGTGGCGGCGAGCCGTGGCGTCCACTCGGCCGCGAGGTCGGGCTCGGCGCCGAGCGCGGGGACAGACGCGTAGGTCATCGAGACCGGGCACCCGTGGCCGGCCTCCGCCTGGCTCCACAGGTAGAAGCCAGCGGCGCGGGCGAGATGGGCGTGCGGCTCCGTGGACGTCCAGGGTGTCGCGTGCAGCCCCCAGCCGACGGCGTGGTGGAGGAGCTCGTGCCAAGCGGGATGGAACTCCACCTCGTCCACGCGGTGGCCGTAGCGGTCGTGCGTCACGAGGCGGGGTGGATGGCGGTGCGCCTCGAACGCCCACGCACGGGCCCGGGGGGACCCGGTCAGCGCGCCGATCTCGGCGAGCCGGGCTCCGGCCGCTCCGTCCAGCGCGGGGCGCGCCCAGCGCTCCAGCGCCTCGGTGAGGGCGCGGTCGGTGGCCAGAGCGTCGTAGGGCTCGAGAGGGGGCGGCTGGTTGGTGACGGCGTGGGTCTCTCCGCGTTCGCGCTGAGGCCGGCGTCGGTGCGGCGACGTCAGGTCCATGGGCCCACGGTAGGTGGTCGGCGTCGATGAGACCGGCGTTCACCGGCTGGTTACGGTATGCCCATGAACGTCCCGTCCGCGCGGCGTGCGGGCGGGCGCCTTCGGCGAGGTCTTCGGAGCTGGCTTCCGTGGCGTCTGCTGCGCGGCACGGTGGCCTCCTGTCTGCGGTACCGCGTCACGGGTCTGGCGGCCGAAGGCGCCTTCTTCGCGATCCTGTCCCTGCCGCCTCTGGTCTTCGGTCTCGCCGGCTCCATCGGGTACGTGGTGGGCGGTTTCGGCGAGTCCACCGTGGAGACGGTCAAGGCGGAGCTGGTCGAGCTCGCGCGGCAGGCTCTCACCGAGGAGAGCGTGCAGCGCGTCATCGTGCCGACGCTGGACGCGGTGCTGGAGCGGGGACGGGCCGACGTCATCTCGGTGGGGTTCGTGCTGGCCCTGTGGTCGGGCTCTCGCGCGCTCAACGTCCTCATCGACACGATCGCGATCATGCACGGCCTTGGCGGGCGGCGGGGGATCGTGCGGACCCGGGTGCTGTCCTTCACGCTCTACGTCGCGGCTCTGGCGATGGCGGTCTCGGTCATCCCGCTGGTCCTGGCCGGGCCCTCGCTGGTTAACGCCGTGCTGCCCGAGCGGCTCGACGTGCTCAACCTGCTGTACTGGCCGACGGTCGTGGTGGCGTCGACGACGTCGCTCACCTCGCTCTACCACGTCGCCGTGCCCGCCCGCACGCCGTGGCGGCACAACTTCGCCGGCGCGGTCGTGGCGATGCTGCTGTGGATCGGTGGTGGCTCCGTCCTGCGGTGGGTCCTGGGCCATGCCATCGGGGGCACCTCGATCTACGGCCCGCTCGCGGCGCCGATCGTCATCCTGCTCTGGCTCTACCTGGTCGTGATCGCGTTGCTCATCGGAGCGGCGTTCGCCGCGACGGTCAACGAGCTCGCCCAGCACCGTGAGCCTTCCGCGCGACGACGAGCCGGGAGCCGGCAACCTGGTCCCGGTGTCGAGCCGGCCACTCCGGAGGGGGCGACCGCGGACGGTGCGTTCGCTGATCCGTACGACAGCGAGCCAACGGTGACGCCCGACGAGCGCGTGGTCGAGGCAGCGCGCCGTGCGGAAGCCGAACGCGCCCGCCCCGGCCGCCCCGTCGACCACGACGGTGCGACCGAAGCGGGCGCGTCGACCGTTCCGATGAACGCTCAGCCGAACCCGATCGCTCGGCCGGACTCGTCCGCTCAGACGAAGTAGCGGAGCCAGACGTACGGCCACGCCAACAAGGCCGTCACGGCCGTCGTGAGCAGCCCGTACCTGGTGAAGTCCCAGAAGCTGATCGGCTCCCCGTTGCGCGCGGCGATGCCGAGGACCACGACGTTGGCGCTCGCGGCTACTGCGGTGCCGTTGCCGCCGAGGTCGGCGCCGAGCGCGAAGGCCCACCACAGCGCGTTCGCCTGCTCGGGGTCCGGAACGGTGGCCACCAGCCCGGCCACGATGGGGACCATCGTCGCGACGTAGGGGATGTTGTCGAAGAACATGCCGAGGATCACCGAGCCGAACAGCAGAGCGGTGGCGGCCAGCAGGTAGTTCTCACCCACCGCGTCGATCAGGAACTCACCGACGCGCTCGATGACGCCGGTGGTGACCAGACCGCCGACCAGCACGAAGAGTCCCATGAAGAAGACGAGGGTCGGCCACTCGACCTCCTCGAGGAACTGCTCGGGCGTGGTGCGGGAGACGAGGATCATGACGCCGGCGCCGAGCAGGGCGACGATGGACGGCTCGATGTGCACCACAGCGTGGAGGCAGAAGCCGACGATCACCGCGCCGAGGACGATCAGGCAGCGGACGAGCATCTTGGGGTCCTTGATCGCCTCACGCTCGTTCAGCTCCATGACCTCGGTGGCGTTGGCCGGCTTGTGCCGGAACGTCGACCGGAACATCAGGCGGCACAGCAGCGCGAAGACGACCAGTAGGACGGCGATGATCGGCGCCATGTGGATGAGGAAGTCGTTGAACGACAGGCCGGCGCGGCTGCCGATGATGATGTTGGGCGGGTCGCCGATGAGCGTGGCGGCACCGCCGATGTTCGAGGCGAGGACCTCGGCGATGAGGTAGGGCGCCACCGGCAGGCCAAGACGCCGACACACCAGGATCGTGACCGGCGCGACGAGCAGGACCGTCGTG contains the following coding sequences:
- a CDS encoding acyl-CoA dehydrogenase family protein, which gives rise to MDLTSPHRRRPQRERGETHAVTNQPPPLEPYDALATDRALTEALERWARPALDGAAGARLAEIGALTGSPRARAWAFEAHRHPPRLVTHDRYGHRVDEVEFHPAWHELLHHAVGWGLHATPWTSTEPHAHLARAAGFYLWSQAEAGHGCPVSMTYASVPALGAEPDLAAEWTPRLAATTYDPGLRPPAAKRGCLAGMAMTEKQGGSDVRSNTTVAEPVGPDGEYVLTGHKWFCSAPMNDLFLVLAQAPGGLTCFALPRVLPDGSRNTFRLMRLKDKLGNRSNASAEVEFESTWARRIGEEGRGVATIMAMVAATRLDCVLGSAALMRRAVTEAIWHARHRHSFGGPLADKPAMVNVLADLAVEQEAATTLAMRLAAAVDASTTSPREQALLRLALPAAKYFICKRTPSLVAEALECLGGNGYVEESGMPLLFRESPLNSIWEGSGSIQALDVLRALRREPDALDALLGEVAPARGADPRLDRAIEHLLAALADLDEPEWRARRLTERLTLVLQGALLVRYAPAEIADAFCASRLGPDWSGTFGTLPRGVDGPNILRRALPPL
- a CDS encoding SLC13 family permease; this encodes MTALLAVAIFVIAYALIASEKVNRAAAALGGAAVMAVAGIVDAHSAFFSEETGVDWNVIFLLLGMMIIVSILKQTGVFQAVAIWAAKRARGEPYRLMVMLLLVTGLVSPVLDNVTTVLLVAPVTILVCRRLGLPVAPYLIAEVLASNIGGAATLIGDPPNIIIGSRAGLSFNDFLIHMAPIIAVLLVVFALLCRLMFRSTFRHKPANATEVMELNEREAIKDPKMLVRCLIVLGAVIVGFCLHAVVHIEPSIVALLGAGVMILVSRTTPEQFLEEVEWPTLVFFMGLFVLVGGLVTTGVIERVGEFLIDAVGENYLLAATALLFGSVILGMFFDNIPYVATMVPIVAGLVATVPDPEQANALWWAFALGADLGGNGTAVAASANVVVLGIAARNGEPISFWDFTRYGLLTTAVTALLAWPYVWLRYFV
- a CDS encoding YihY/virulence factor BrkB family protein, which translates into the protein MNVPSARRAGGRLRRGLRSWLPWRLLRGTVASCLRYRVTGLAAEGAFFAILSLPPLVFGLAGSIGYVVGGFGESTVETVKAELVELARQALTEESVQRVIVPTLDAVLERGRADVISVGFVLALWSGSRALNVLIDTIAIMHGLGGRRGIVRTRVLSFTLYVAALAMAVSVIPLVLAGPSLVNAVLPERLDVLNLLYWPTVVVASTTSLTSLYHVAVPARTPWRHNFAGAVVAMLLWIGGGSVLRWVLGHAIGGTSIYGPLAAPIVILLWLYLVVIALLIGAAFAATVNELAQHREPSARRRAGSRQPGPGVEPATPEGATADGAFADPYDSEPTVTPDERVVEAARRAEAERARPGRPVDHDGATEAGASTVPMNAQPNPIARPDSSAQTK